AAGGCCCGGGAGCAGGTTGTGGCACAGAAGCTCTGGGTCTCCCCACTCAGCTGTTTAGTTGCCAAAAGTCTGAGCAGGCCCTGTGACATCTCCTGAGCAGTACATCAATTGTCTCCAGCTCACTCCAGGAGCCGGGCTGCCTTCAGGCCAATAGGGCTGCAGGGTCGACCGGCAGCCTCATCAGGTATGCCTGGTCGTCTTGCCGGAGCCGCGACTAGGAGAGCCAGAGATGGTGGCGCGACACCCAGAGTGAGGCTTAGGAGCTACCCGTAGCTATTGCGTGCTCCTTCATGCTGGTGGAGGcagccagcagctccctcaGCACCATCCGGTTCCACGGAACATGCCTGCAACTGGTGGGCCAGGTGCCGCAAATGAAGCAACAAATGGCTGTCGAATTAGACAGACAGGCCTGGGAAGCCATGGACCTGTGCAGCCCAACAGGCAGTCCAACACCCTAGCATCCCTGCTAGGGCCCATGGCTCTCCCCAGCAGGAAGCCCAAGAGGTGACCAGCAGGGTCAGGGTTGGCTCTACCGGGGGAAGTGGACCATAGGCAATTTGCTCCCAGTCATGCATGGCAGCAAAccgttttatttacacagtgtgggtttttctctctctctctggtgtgTGGAGCGCTTAGAACAGTAGGCAAAAAGAGCAATACAGGAGTGAGGAGCTTAACTTCCGAGTGATCGAGTGGGGGACCGCTGGCTGCGTAAACCCACGAACCGCGGACAATACACCAGACAGGAACCCGGCTATGTAGGCTGGAGAACTCTCACTCACCGCAGCGAGGTCCAACTGGTGCGTAAGCTGGGGAAACGCGAGCAGTACGCCAGGGGAACACAGCCCACAACAGCCACTCGAGCACAGCAGCTTCTTATTGCCTTTTGCTTTTTAAGTGAGATAGGGGCTAGGGGATAGGCCTCGTGCAGGGAGGCTGCCGAGACAGGCTGACAGGCCGAGACAGTGGAGAGCAAACAATCACCAGTTTCATGTCTGCACAGCTGTTTTATACGTAAGCTGTGGGGTGTGGAGTAGCCGGAGTCTCTTAAAGAAGTATCCACACGCCACAACCAAGGGGTGGGTTATACTAcgtacatatggaatatgtaatGGAGTGGAGAGATAGTCTCAATATGatagagaactgctgctcagcaTGGGGTGAACAGTAACAGTGAACTTAACATATTTTTGCCTTTTAAAAATAAGTACCATGCGTACATTAAAAAAGGCATCCTTTGTCTATTTTGATAAATAAAAGTTGGTGGTGTGTGCAGTGACAGTTCAATAAAGCTAAAAACTAACAAGGACATTTCAATGGACAGTTTAGTAAGTATCACAGTTTTCATTAAAGACATAAGGTGTATGTTTCCCTTAAGCACTGCGCGCAGAGCCTGGGAGCAAATTTTGAGCATCAGAAACTTCATTTCCTGTATTgtgttatttattcttttatgcACAATTTGAACTTTTTCTACATTCAATTAAGTTGGAAATGTCTTTGTATTCTGTCAAGAAACACAATTAAATAGACACAAGGGAAGAATTATGCATGTTATGCTATGATATGCACTGTCATTTAGCTACAAGTGTGGCAGAGTGTGGTCAGTTGATTTTGTACTATGtgatttcagtttcattttggttttaacattttttttttatagaaagTTTTTTAAAggtactttatttaaaaaacatcgATGTGGTGAAAATATAGCTTCTagaattatttaattaaaaggACATCTATTGTGTTAAACAGATACAAGCTGGTTAAAACAGCAACATATGATATTATTCAATTTGTTATTCTCCTAATGCATTTGCAGTGACCAGTTTAACAGTAATAGATCCACGTTTTATTACAAGCAGTATAGACATACCTTGACCTGACGAGACACTGCTTTGTAGTGCATAGAACAGACTCAGACATACCCACAGACGGAACATGCTGgaagcttcactgtgtttggaaactggaggaaagaagaaaagataTGAGGATCACCTGACAGAGCATCTTTAgcataaaaaaatgaagaaacagaTTGGTTGGTTTATAGAAACCTAGTGTTTAATTTCAGCAGGGAAAGTGCAGTGATTTGTGCCAGCGGTAAGTTGTGCCACCCTTGTTTCTAGCGAACCATAGAAAAAAATTGGTCATGAGACCGGACATTTCTGAAGATGTAAATCTGAAAGTAGTTGTGATTGTCATTGTGAGGTTCAGTGCAGGCAAAACCAAATCCTATAACTACATTGGACTGGTTGACGGTGCTGACACTGGTGCAAAGTTTTTAAGGTTAAGTAGTAATAGGTCTGTGAATGGAAAGCCCATCTTCACTTTCAAAGAAGATGCGCATAAAAAACAGCTATTCACACCACAAAAACCTGGTGGTACAGCCAGAAGAGAGCAGTGGGTAGCATCAACAAGTTCAAGTGTCACTATGCCTTGTTTGATGTGCTCATGAGGCAGAATTGGCTTATGTCAAATTGGCCTTTGACGttttaaaataagtttaaataAACCTTAGATAATTAATTTTGTGTTAAATTTGTCTAGCTGTTGTATAGCATTACAGTTTCTGAGATCAAAAtatactgttttactttcataATCAATGGCACAATTTACCCCGCACCAGGGGCAAGTTGTGCTATAagaccactttttttttcagaaagctATATTTCTTAAATACTATATGTGTGATTGTTTCCAGGGATGCACAACATCCTgaaatatatttacatattttatttggAAGCATTACAGATGTTCATAAATTATAGTCACATCAAGGTTTGAGAAAAAGCTGTTATTAAAACCTGCATTTCAAcaaagagctgtcaaaggaCCTCAATGACGAGACTGCAGAGAAAGTGCTGCAGTCAGATAAAACCTAAATCGAGGAGtatgacccaaagaacaccatcgcCACAGTTAAGCATGGATGTGCAAACCTTATGctatggggctgtttttctgccaaggGTAGGGGACGAcctccagcatgacaatgacctAAAACATATCACCAAGGCAACAAAGGAGTGactaaagaagaagcacattaaggTCATGGAGTTGACTAACCAGACCTGAATGCTTCAGGATTTCTCTGGATTTCATTGAACCGTTTCACCTTTATGTGTTTTCtgagtttaaagctgctgtgTGTAGTGTTTCTACACCTCCACTGTAGTTGTCACAATTGGTGACAAATACTTGTGATATTGTGTGATGTCACGGCAATATTATACAGAACCATGCCACTACATGCCACGCTGTATTGTACTGTTACTTTAACCAATCATAACAGTTTTCTGAGGTAATACAAGCAGTTATAAGAGTGACACATCTACCAAGTGGTGAGTGTTGATATGGTGCAAACAGTGagtagtttaaaaaagggaggTACAGATACATATCAGCAGATCTCTGAGTTTATTGCTTAAcagaaactaaatgaaaaacCCACAAGACAGATTACAGATGCCATTTCTGTGCCTCTGCTTATCTTCATCTCCAAGTCCTTACTGTAGTAAAGACAGTGTTAACTTTGTGAGAATTGTTCATGTAGATCATGAACTGTTGTCATGTGTCCATTCacttacatttacacacacattaaagTAGAATCACTCAATATAAGTAGGTGCATCAGTCGATGAGGCATGTACTCAAAGTGATCACATCTGTAATGTCGAACTGGTAAATTGTACAGTGTGTGATAACTGCTGTGTTAACATGTCTATAACAGCAGCTAATGAAAAAAGCTATGGACGGTTTAGATGTATAACAACCTTTCTTGTTTAGTATGGCCCTTTAAGGATGTGAACTGTGATACATGCACAACAAACTAATAGATTAAGATTTcccataaatacacaaacacactcaaaagTGTCAGTGGTTTTATAATATCCAGTCACTGGGGTTATGGTTTTCTGTGGCTGACACAGCAagccccaaaaaaaaaaaaaaaaaatggagaagtGATCAAATCCTGAGAAAGTTATGGAATAACTGATAAGTCCATATTAAAATCCAACAGGAGTCATTAATGGTCTAAATAGTCAGATCAAAGTAAATCAAATAGGATTTAAATAAGCTGgctgaaaggaaaaagcttGACGTAATAACCAATTTCACTTTTAGACTCAACCTTTTGCTCTTGTAAATTTGGATCAGCGGGTCTTAGTTACCCTCACGCATGTCTATCATTTGTTAAAATATGAAGAAGAAGCACTTACTTGGAAGAGAGCTTGTTGCTTTAAGAGCATCTGGGGACGACTCAGAGTAACACCACCGATTATAAACTCTGTTTTTTAACCACACACCAGCACTGCGGGAGAAACATGGTGCTGATATGAAACTCTTACAAACTTTctgaacattaaaaacatgccaCACATGTGTTTTAGATCATTTTAAGAAATCGTATTCATCTGACTTATGCAACTGATGCTGACTGAAAACGAGGAGGATTGAAAATCAAAGGCACAcgtttggttttttgttgtgATAATTAACTACGTTAATATCTTTCCTTCTTTGAATTTCGCGATATTACATAATATTATCACATAATACTTTTTGACTGAGTGAAAACAGATTTGTTTCCTTGTATAAATCAAAAACATGttcacaaaatgtgtttttctcctccaagaaaacaataaatctcatattttgattttaatttgacGTGACTACAGACTGAACAACTTGGCAGGTGTTGGTGAGAAACGTCAGATGAGCATTTCCCTTTGACTCAGAGACAACCTGGCTCTAAATAATAAGCAATAATAAGTGTGAATATGCATGTTAATTCAACAGTGTCataacctttttctttaaattgctagttttaatatttcttttgaAGAAATTCAAAGATTAATCCATTTGTTCGCTCAATGATAACACAGACAATCTAAACATTTTCAGCCATCAATCATCGGTGATGCCTCCTCTTTAGAGCTCCCTCTCATCTGTGGTGTAACTAAGGCTCAAACTTTGGTCCCTTCTTGTTCTCTAGTTCTTCTATGCTTCCACTAAGACTATACACATTTCTACTGTGACCTGTAGTACTGTTTATCTATCTAGATTATTTGGTGATTAGCCTGGTTTGGCAAGATCAGCATCTTTTGGTTCTCAaaggaccaaaaaaaaaagaaaaaaagaaaagtttaaaagtttcAGGAGTGATGTCTCTTTATGTTATGACCAGGTCCCcgaccaaaacaaaaaccatcagCATCAGAATGACACAAGTCACTTATTTGTGAGaagagtttttcttttgtgcttTACATAGGACATGAATGTTTGATCTTGTAAAACAAtatgcataacttaataaaaatACTAGTTTGTGAAACTGGAGCAGTGATACAAATGAAACCCTCTTGCAGACTTAAACAGGAGAACTCTCCTTCCTCTGGGACGGATAATCAGAATAATGCAGCAGACTTACTGTGACTGATTCAATAAGACACTGTTGCATAGTTATCACTGTGTAGAGAAACACGCAGTCTTTCAGCTAGGAACAGTGGAGATGACTTTAGCATGGAAAACTGCATGATTCATACTGGACAGCTAAGATTCAAACTCATCAAATATACATTCAGCATCCACAGGTTCGGTTCATGAGTTCCAGTTGTGATAAAAGCTTCTGTTTTCTCAAGGGGTTATTGCTCTGTGACTCGACAGACTGACGGTTCACACTTGCTACAGATGTCACTTATTAGAACAGCTGGCACAGCAGGTGATCTTGTACCTCGTGCCGTTTTTTTGCCAGTTTAAGAACACCTCACTGCATTCACTGATTCACTCTGTATCATTtctatgtgtttgtttttctgcccCTCACATCTCATCAGGCTCAGCACAGAAGAGGCAGCCCCCCCTTGTGGTTAAATGGAAGAATGATCTATTGAGACTGGTCCGTCATTCTGCGTGGTCCACAGGTTTTTAGAATATGTGATGGTCCAGGCAGAAGCACAATCGAATAGCTGTCCATTCATGTCTTTAAAGGAAGACGTTCCCTTTCTTCTCACCACTGCATGTGTGGGGGCTGTGCGTGGCCGTGACTCTGTACTCTGTGTGCAGCAGCTTTCTGGCCTGTGACGAGTCCTGACCCTCTAGCCACTCCTGATAGAGGGTGTGCAGGGCAGGGTTGAATTCTGGGAGCCGGACTGGAAGGCTGCTGTAGATCTCCTCCATCTGGTTAACCAAGGCTTTGTCCAGCCGGCCAGCACCTCCCTCACTCTCAGCCTGACCGCGGCCGCTCAAGCACCCtgaagggaaacaggaggaaTGTTAAGGCTCATAAATCTTAAAGAGCTGGCAGCAGCATGTCTGAGCTCATGGCCGTGATGGGCCTTACCTCCGGGGCAGGACAGCACCTCCACCAGTTGATAAGGCACACGTCCCTTTCTCATACGGTGAACCAGAGTCTGGATGTTCCTGAAACCATAGACAGCAGCAAACTGCAGAAGTGTTTCACCATCCCGTTCTAGTGTCACTTCCTGGAAGTCACGATTCCTGTAAAGTCACCAGCAAAGGGATGATACACCGATAATCAAAGAAAAGTGATCTTTTCAACTGATCCCATCCACTGCCATGTTTTAGAAAACCACATCACACTGCTGAGCTGATTAAACTGGTTTTTCACCTTTACACAGACAAACTAGCAGCTCTTACTTAAGTACAGGCTAACACAGCAATGCGGGGAGTGTGGGATCACAGGGtcagagccgtccatctaaacaaaaggcacttagcctaaaacagatatagatacgtttatcctaccataaaacaataagacaaggtacgacctctccctgtcaggatgcctgggtcgttgacacAGAGGTTTTGAGttcattatattatttatcatttctagtctttggtttctttgttgaaGTTCTGCCTGATGGTTTGTCTCCGTgttatccttagttgctgtctcccctgtcggctatatccccgtgtccagtctgtgtctgccctgttcCCACCTCTGTTCCTCTGTAGTgcttgcctgtgagtctgtgtctgtaagttcagtctgtgttacttcctgttttactttgaaggtccgggtcttatgtgaatgtgtcctgctttgcttccttgtctcattagttctgatttctcccagctgtgccctccttctgtgtctcagtcccctcgttacttcccagtgtacttaaaccctgtgtttctttgagtcagtgtcgcgtcgtccctcatgctgtgtggatctccctgtgtttatgttgtttcccagtttagtttagtttgctttgtATGCTCGTTTTCCTGTGCCAGGaaataaagctgagtattttgagttcatcccttgagtctgagtcctgcattttgggtccaccactcctccttacctgcctgccacacagccaacccTAACActcccatgctcctaaaatgtgggtgtgaaagtcagagagctctggaatgcacacaaagcttgcagactattaaggatcaaacctctaccaatctacagctaattataaaactctaagaatatataagtagatatttctaagcataaatgacaatcacaatacaaatctaacatgaACGAAcgtaaaaacaaatgtttttaattagcatgatttatcataccatcatactaattggcaggcttaacttcacaacaaaagaaaaatcatcagctagataaactccaaaccaaccatcagcagcacaacacacaacataatcctcatgtctcattagctatgaattttaatctccaggactgtactttttactcatttaggccacaaattttatttagttttcctttttccccgtcattaaaaacatgtgacattttgtcatgcatttcgcaaaagaagtttgttcttatgtattcagagttttgtatctgggtgcaggattcactcgcacatcacaacaggaaactcagtgttttagagtctccactctaacaaactccaacacatcccattcactcgtgctagaattcagtcacctttcattaatctaagaaccatcaactaatttgcatatcagctattaacccactaagttgacagaacaacagaaatgcatgttcaaaatattatcacaaaaatagaatttccctcatacagtaaattacttgtgctgcatcaatcaggcagaaagcatctcccaatttactatattaacaactaaatttattgtctgatcactggttggtcaaaccagaatctcttttcccacaaaaattaaactgttgtcctgcaacctagagagttaactgtcagcattggataaattcagcatttgataacaagtgtctgttaaatttacactattttaacactgatgagagataacaagctgattttcattgcatgtgtgtttgtgttattaggcaggtttaatcaatgtctgtggagctgcatctccagcagggcatgttcttaaagctgcctttcctacacacttctctgctgttatttgatcatcattttttttcttactaatgtgctatgagtccactggtctTTGCATCACTTCTCATCACACTAAGTGACTTgcacaagatgataaacagactcacatgcttaaGATGCTGCCTACTCTTCATgggctctcttgtgtttgtgttagtagggttaatgcatattctgcttgtgtgtgtgattttgtatatgtttctttttgcagtggttcagactccttcacaattttcccacttaagcagtcagttttctgtttcccaggtttgctaacccaaactttgatttcccacattaaacaacagctttcctctgtgttctcacctactgctctcactctgttgtcctctcccacttcaacagtccaatagccggcagttcttcttcagctttgtcctgtgttccactgtctcttcttgccattttactccaaaagtggcaaatgtcaacctccaacagtctcctcagttctcctcaaaagtccttttcacaagcacagtgactttgcagcttgttggaaacacagtgtcattcatccagtcaggatgatggtttgctcttcttctccactgctgtttgtccacactgctgctgcttgctgggtctctttgctcaggatttgctgctgtctctttatctgccatgttattgctcttggggctgcattccttgtcttcagggaggagtgagagctcgcttgtgaggaTGAGGAACACATGGTGCTGTACATAAGTTAGCCAAAAATTGGCCTGAACATTTCCAATAgtgttaaactataactttcttccgactgctgcatgtggaaaatcgatccaggtctgcttttcatctgaaagtgacaaaactaagacattttccattattatcatcactgcttaaccaacacacagaactctcctttcttaaaagcagaaaatgagattgtagttgttcttggctaataaacacaaaacctttttcctattattttccatctacaatgtagattttgtctcttttttactcttttttttctttacactagctggtgacctgcagaatcaccgctctcacaatttgtgacaattacgtttacacaacgcacacacactgcgatgtcaggcacattcacactcactttttttccatctgcataaataaaacatatggctgatgatatgtgccatggtgatccataagtatgatcacaagtttatttaattatttttcaacccaacaaaacaaataaacaaaaacatgatgctgatgctatgaacactctacacacatgagtcaagatccaggaaaactgctgcgcatctgaaagacgaagctgaactcacggatacgctacatactcgagttatcatagttctgtttctctctctttgatgagttctcagcagctcccgatctgataatgtgtagcttgctcatcagctcagaagagaccgcaacgcaacctcacaccgtggttgcgtgctttgcccacagtggcaaagacttacattttcatattcaactcagcttctccatcatgtagttttcagctgtttcacacagggttcagcataataGTTTTTTtcataggtgtgctctatatctcaacaatggctcatattaggatgacagttttcaaacgggtcaagtgcctctatgcatgtaattaggtaaaatatttgcctattttacttcatctcatatgtcattgtactgaatttgagcaaccttaagcttaatgcagattactgttaacaactggttaaagtaatggtctggagcacaggctgttgttgatcagggcaatctaaagaatcatctaaacattttgtgtcagcacggggtgggggaaagccattcaccagagcatagcttaactgctgctgatgtgggctggccttctccacacgctcttcaaggctgctgtgttttctgaaaacttAATCTCTTCCATTTATAAGCATGCGATTAACCGCACGGCTCAGGTCCGCGTGTAACCCGCGCGACCCCGCGCAGCTAAGGAGccgtcactctttttttttttttaaatactgtgcGCTCCCAGAAGCGAAGTCCAGCATAAACGTCTGTCACGCTCGGACACACTCTTGGTTGCTTAGGAACcaatgataacaa
The Oreochromis aureus strain Israel breed Guangdong linkage group 8, ZZ_aureus, whole genome shotgun sequence DNA segment above includes these coding regions:
- the LOC120441364 gene encoding nuclear prelamin A recognition factor-like; this encodes MRKGRVPYQLVEVLSCPGGCLSGRGQAESEGGAGRLDKALVNQMEEIYSSLPVRLPEFNPALHTLYQEWLEGQDSSQARKLLHTEYRVTATHSPHTCSGEKKGNVFL